Proteins from a genomic interval of Spea bombifrons isolate aSpeBom1 chromosome 4, aSpeBom1.2.pri, whole genome shotgun sequence:
- the POLG gene encoding DNA polymerase subunit gamma-1, which translates to MKLLLRNTSCLLRPWKIRAWRCYKCSSASSLQRESISGADTHQRRMNPLNIQMLSKGLHEQIFQGSQTSYGEEHIQKSINHLKAHDLWGQETSTVNDVELQLPKMYGSNIEEHFKILAQKQNFPYLEAANDLLQFTLPDMPQEWAWQTGWTKYTSGGGQELVDFPDERALVFDVEICMSEGRCPTLAVAVSPHCWYSWCSRRLIEDRFTWSSQLSLSDLIPLETSINSNCINKHNWTERLVVGHNVSFDRALIKEQYLIKGSKMRFMDTMSMHMAISGLTGFQRTLWMASKYGKKKGLQEVKQHIQKTRSKYDGPAITSWDWVNISSINNLADVHALYVGGPPLEKEARDLFVKGSMKDIRADFQELMKYCALDVQATHEVFQEVFPLFMERCPHPVTLAGMLEMGVSYLPVNQNWEKYLDEAHSTYDELQKEMKKSLMNLASNACHLLNGDAYKEDPWLWDLDWDTQEFKQKKVTVSKKQKELQENVERSVGNTDLPDNNEDPGPPSEEEESQPSASEIYLENLKNRTLSLLPKRAQHLPGHPGWYRKLCPKLDDPEWVPGPGLITLQMRLTPKLMRLTWDGYPLHYSEKHGWGYLVPGRKDNILNSLEGDDAVPCPHRAIEAVSTKYNQSKANGQNESQEASLQEEFMLTEDRTIWEKVEALSRLETEFVPETPTKGHVGKNSKNKAEPCPALNTEMNLSPVYHHGNGPCNDVNVSGCWFYRLPHKDGSANNVGSPFAKDFMPKMEDGTLQASTGDTSAARALEINKMISFWRNAHKRISSQMVVWLKKGELPRNITRNPEFDEDHKYGAILPQVISAGTITRRAVEPTWLTASNARVDRVGSELKAMVQVPPGYHIIGADVDSQELWIAAVLGEAHFAGIHGCTAFGWMTLQGKKSSGTDLHSKTASTVGISREHAKVFNYGRIYGAGQAFAERLLMQFNHRLTQEQATEKAKQMYAVTKGIRRYVLSEEGEWLVKELRLQVERGEENSVSLQDVRNIQKKALSKSRKRWNIVKRKIWTGGTESEMFNMLESIAMSSSPRTPVLGCHISRALEPEAVKGEFITSRVNWVVQSSAVDYLHLMLVAMKWLFEEYDIEGRFCISIHDEVRYLVQSEDRYRAALALQITNLLTRCMFAHKLGMEDLPQSVAFFSAVDIDRCLRKEVTMDCVTPSNPTGMEKRYGIPQGEALDIYEIMKITKGVLRRESTSA; encoded by the exons atgaaattattgcTGAGGAACACCTCGTGTCTTTTACGTCCTTGGAAGATAAGGGCTTGGAGATGCTACAAGTGTTCTTCTGCGTCATCATTACAAAGAGAGTCTATTTCGGGAGCAGATACACATCAAAGACGTATGAACCCACTTAATATCCAGATGCTTTCTAAAGGGTTGCATGAGCAAATATTTCAGGGAAGTCAGACATCATACGGTGAAGAACATATTCAGAAGAGCATAAACCATTTGAAGGCTCATGATCTTTGGGGCCAAGAAACGTCTACGGTAAATGATGTAGAGCTACAGCTCCCCAAGATGTATGGAAGTAATATAGAAGAACACTTCAAAATTTTGGCTCAGAAGCAAAACTTTCCATATCTGGAGGCCGCTAATGATCTTCTGCAGTTCACTCTGCCGGACATGCCACAGGAGTGGGCTTGGCAAACCGGATGGACAAAGTATACATCAGGAGGAGGACAGGAGCTTGTAGACTTTCCAGATGAAAGAGCTTTAGTATTTGATGTGGAAATTTGCATGTCTGAGGGTCGCTGCCCAACATTGGCTGTAGCTGTTTCTCCTCACTGTTG GTACTCGTGGTGCAGCAGAAGACTGATAGAGGATAGATTTACTTGGTCCAGCCAGCTTTCTTTGTCCGATCTTATCCCACTGGAGACATCTATAAATTCCAACTGCATCAATAAACACAACTGGACTGAGAGACTGGTTGTGGGACACAATGTTAGCTTTGATAGAGCCCTCATTAAGGAACAGTATCTAATTAAA GGTTCTAAAATGAGGTTTATGGACACCATGAGTATGCATATGGCTATATCAGGCCTGACAGGGTTTCAACGGACTCTGTGGATGGCCAGcaaatatggaaaaaagaaGGGTTTACAGGAAGTCAAGCAACATATCCAGAAAACCCGGAGCAAGTATGATGGACCTGCA ATCACCTCATGGGACTGGGTAAATATTAGCAGCATAAACAATCTTGCTGATGTACATGCTCTGTATGTTGGAGGTCCACCTCTGGAGAAAGAAGCACGGGACCTGTTTGTGAAGGGAAGCATGAAAGACATTAGAGCTGATTTCCAG GAACTCATGAAATACTGTGCTCTTGATGTTCAAGCAACTCATGAGGTGTTTCAGGAGGTGTTTCCCCTCTTCATGGAGAG GTGTCCTCACCCTGTGACCTTAGCAGGGATGTTAGAAATGGGGGTTTCCTACTTACCTGTTAACCAGAACTGGGAGAAATACCTGGATGAAGCTCATAGTACGTATGACGAGCTCCAGAAGGAAATGAAGAAGTCTCTAATGAACTTGGCCAGTAATGCCTGCCACTTGCTTAATGGAGACGC GTACAAAGAAGATCCGTGGCTTTGGGATTTAGATTGGGATACACAAGAATTCAAGCAGAAGAAGGTGACGGTCAGCAAAAAACAGAAGGAATTACAAGAAAACGTAGAACGTTCTGTTGGAAACACAGACCTTCCAGATAATAATGAAG ACCCTGGGCCACCTAGTGAAGAAGAGGAATCCCAGCCTTCGGCCAGTGAGATTTACTTGGAGAATCTCAAAAACAGGACTCTATCTTTGCTACCAAAGAGAGCCCAGCACTTGCCTGGTCACCCGGG gtGGTATCGAAAACTTTGTCCTAAACTGGATGATCCGGAGTGGGTGCCTGGTCCAGGTCTCATTACCCTTCAAATGAGATTGACGCCTAAACTAATGCGTTTAACATGGGATGGCTACCCTCTGCACTACTCAGAAAAACATGGCTGGGGTTACCTTGTTCCAGGCAGGAAAGATAACATATTGAACAGTCTAGAAGGTGACGATGCAGTCCCCTGCCCACACAG AGCAATTGAAGCTGTTAGTACCAAATACAACCAAAGTAAAGCAAATGGACAAAATGAGTCACAAGAAGCCTCCCTTCAAGAAGAGTTCATGCTGACGGAAGATCGTACCATCTGGGAAAAG GTAGAGGCACTAAGCCGTTTGGAGACAGAATTTGTCCCTGAAACACCAACCAAAGGACATGTgggaaaaaacagcaaaaacaaagcG GAACCCTGTCCAGCATTGAATACAGAAATGAACCTCTCACCTGTTTATCACCATGGAAATGGCCCATGCAATGATGTCAACGTTTCAGGCTGCTGGTTCTACAGGCTGCCACACAAG GATGGAAGTGCTAATAATGTTGGAAGCCCTTTTGCGAAGGATTTTATGCCCAAGATGGAAGATGGCACTTTACAGGCCAGTACTGGTGATACCAGTGCCGCACGTGCGCTGGAAATCAATAAGATGATATCATTCTGGAGAAATGCTCACAAACGCATAAG ttcaCAGATGGTGGTGTGGTTGAAAAAAGGTGAGCTGCCTCGGAATATTACCAG aaatcCTGAGTTTGATGAAGACCATAAATACGGAGCCATCCTGCCTCAGGTTATCTCTGCTGGAACCATCACCCGTCGAGCTGTGGAGCCTACGTGGCTAACAGCCAGCAATGCACGA GTGGATCGAGTGGGAAGTGAATTAAAAGCTATGGTTCAGGTGCCTCCAGGGTATCACATCATAGGAGCTGACGTAGACTCTCAGGAGCTCTGGATAGCGGCGGTTCTTGGAGAAGCTCACTTTGCTGGAATTCACG GTTGCACAGCATTCGGATGGATGACTTTGCAAGGTAAGAAGAGCAGCGGTACAGACCTGCACAGTAAGACGGCATCCACTGTGGGAATAAGTCGGGAGCACGCAAAAGTTTTCAATTACGGCCGCATTTATGGCGCTGGACAGGCTTTTGCTGAACGTCTGCTGATGCAGTTTAATCATCGTCTCACTCAAGAGCAAGCCACAGAAAAAGCAAAGCAGATGTACGCGGTGACAAAAGGAATCCGCAG ATACGTTTTATCCGAAGAAGGGGAATGGCTCGTGAAAGAGCTTCGACTTCAGGTTGAAAGAGGAGAGGAAAATTCTGTCAGCTTGCAAGATGTGCGGAACATTCAGAAGAAGGCCTTGAGCAA GTCCAGAAAGAGGTGGAACATAGTAAAGCGGAAGATATGGACTGGAGGCACAGAGTCTGAGATGTTTAACATGCTGGAAAGTATTGCCATGAGTTCTTCTCCGAGGACACCTGTACTTGGTTGTCACATCAGTCGAGCTCTGGAGCCAGAAGCTGTAAAAGGAGAG TTTATAACTAGCAGAGTGAACTGGGTTGTACAGAGCTCGGCTGTAGACTACCTACACCTGATGCTTGTCGCCATGAAGTGGCTTTTTGAGGAATATGACATAGAAGGCCGTTTCTGCATCAGTATCCACGATGAAGTGCGCTACTTAGTGCAAAGTGAAGACCGATATCGAGCAGCACTCGCTCTGCAGATCACAAACCTCCTTACAAG GTGCATGTTTGCCCACAAGCTTGGAATGGAGGACTTGCCCCAGTCGGTGGCGTTTTTCAGTGCAGTAGATATCGACCGGTGCTTGAGGAAAGAAGTCACCATGGATTGTGTAACTCCATCAAATCCTACTGGTATGGAGAAGAGATATGGCATTCCCCAAG